The Centroberyx gerrardi isolate f3 chromosome 24, fCenGer3.hap1.cur.20231027, whole genome shotgun sequence genome includes a region encoding these proteins:
- the fgfr1op2 gene encoding FGFR1 oncogene partner 2 homolog isoform X2, with protein MSCTLSSPGMTCTLEKVLADAKSLVERLRNHDNAAEMLIEQTTSLNKRVEAMKQYQEEIDSLNQVARHRPRSSLVLGIQQENRQIRELQQENKELRTSLEEHQSALELIMTKYREQVFRLLMASKRDDPAIVTQLKEQHTTEMQAHIDKINEMATVMRKAIEVDEGRLCEDEERIKQLELENSGLRELLGISREAFLLLKRDEASDSTSLSALLTSADVSLRKS; from the exons ATGTCTTGCACTTTGAGTTCTCCAG GCATGACTTGCACCTTAGAGAAGGTTCTGGCAGACGCCAAGTCGCTGGTGGAAAGGCTTCGTAACCATGACAACGCTGCCGAGATGCTGATCGAGCAGACGACGTCCCTCAACAAGCGAGTGGAGGCCATGAAACAG tacCAGGAGGAGATTGACTCTCTGAACCAGGTGGCGCGGCACCGGCCTCGATCCAGTCTGGTCCTGGGAATCCAGCAGGAAAACCGACAGATCCgagagctgcagcaggaaaaCAAAG AGCTGCGGACGTCGCTGGAGGAGCACCAGTCGGCCCTGGAGCTCATCATGACCAAATACAGAGAGCAGGTGTTCAGGCTGCTGATGGCCAGCAAGAGAGACGACCCGGCCATCGTGACGCAGCTGAAGGAGCAGCACACCACG GAAATGCAGGCGCACATAGACAAGATAAACGAGATGGCGACTGTGATGAGGAAGGCCATCGAGGTGGACGAGGGCCGGCTGTGTGAAGACGAGGAGAGGATCAAACAGCTGGAG ctggaGAACAGCGGgctcagagagctgctggggATCAGCCGAGAAGCCTTCCTGCTGCTGAAGAGAGACGAGGCGTCGGACAGCACCTCGCTGTCCGCCCTGCTGACCAGCGCCGACGTCAGCCTGCGCAAGAGTTAA
- the fgfr1op2 gene encoding FGFR1 oncogene partner 2 homolog isoform X1, with protein MSCTLSSPEPECCFPGSCSCRPTCVPPGMTCTLEKVLADAKSLVERLRNHDNAAEMLIEQTTSLNKRVEAMKQYQEEIDSLNQVARHRPRSSLVLGIQQENRQIRELQQENKELRTSLEEHQSALELIMTKYREQVFRLLMASKRDDPAIVTQLKEQHTTEMQAHIDKINEMATVMRKAIEVDEGRLCEDEERIKQLELENSGLRELLGISREAFLLLKRDEASDSTSLSALLTSADVSLRKS; from the exons ATGTCTTGCACTTTGAGTTCTCCAG AACCAGAATGCTGTTTTCCTGGTTCCTGCTCATGTCGACCTACCTGTGTCCCCCCAGGCATGACTTGCACCTTAGAGAAGGTTCTGGCAGACGCCAAGTCGCTGGTGGAAAGGCTTCGTAACCATGACAACGCTGCCGAGATGCTGATCGAGCAGACGACGTCCCTCAACAAGCGAGTGGAGGCCATGAAACAG tacCAGGAGGAGATTGACTCTCTGAACCAGGTGGCGCGGCACCGGCCTCGATCCAGTCTGGTCCTGGGAATCCAGCAGGAAAACCGACAGATCCgagagctgcagcaggaaaaCAAAG AGCTGCGGACGTCGCTGGAGGAGCACCAGTCGGCCCTGGAGCTCATCATGACCAAATACAGAGAGCAGGTGTTCAGGCTGCTGATGGCCAGCAAGAGAGACGACCCGGCCATCGTGACGCAGCTGAAGGAGCAGCACACCACG GAAATGCAGGCGCACATAGACAAGATAAACGAGATGGCGACTGTGATGAGGAAGGCCATCGAGGTGGACGAGGGCCGGCTGTGTGAAGACGAGGAGAGGATCAAACAGCTGGAG ctggaGAACAGCGGgctcagagagctgctggggATCAGCCGAGAAGCCTTCCTGCTGCTGAAGAGAGACGAGGCGTCGGACAGCACCTCGCTGTCCGCCCTGCTGACCAGCGCCGACGTCAGCCTGCGCAAGAGTTAA